The following is a genomic window from Catenulispora sp. MAP5-51.
TGGCATCGGCTGCCCCTTCGGCCGGGCCCGGCGGGAACGCCGAGTCAGTCGTTCGCATACTTCTGCGATTCCACGCCGTATACCGCGAACAGCGACAACGAATCGTCATCCGAGGAATACGACGTGCGGCCCACCGATCGGTGGACCGCACTGGATCACTTCGGGGTGAGACTACTGCCCCGAGGGACGGCAGCGCGTCCCGGCCCCCGCTGCACTCACCGCAAGAAGCCCTGGTAGTTGTGCTGCTGAAGCTGCGACTCGATCTGCTTCACCGTCTCCAGACCGACGCCGACCATGATCAGGATCGTCGTGCCCCCGAAGGGAAACGCGACCGTCGCGTGCAGCCGATCGAGGGCGACCATCGGGATGGCCGCGATCACCGCGAGGTAGAGCGCACCGGGCCACGTGATGCGCGTCGCCGTGTAGTCCAGGTACTCGACCGTCGGCCGGCCGGCGCGGATGCCGGGGATGAAGCCGCTGTACTTCTTCATGTTGTCCGCGATCTCCACGGTGTCGAAGGTGATCGACATGTAGAAGAAGGCGAAGCCCAGGATCAGCGCCAGATAGCTGAGTGTGTACGTCAGCGGGTACCCGTGCACGGTCACGCTGAAGTGTCGGTCGACCCATCCCTGCCAGCCCTTGGTGGAGGCCGGGCCGGCGGTCAGACCGGCCAGCATCACCGGCATCTGCAGCAGGGACGAGGCGAAGATGACCGGCACCACGCCCGACTGGTTCAGCTTGAGCGGGATGTACGTCGAGGTGCCGCCGTACGAACGCCGCCCAACGGTGCGCTTGGTGTACTGCACGGGAATGCGCCGCTGGCCCTGCTCGACGAAGACCACGGCGGCGACGGTCAGCACGCCCAGCGCCAGCACCCCGAAGAACGCCGGCCAGCCGCCGAGCGTGCGCGACGAGAGCTTGATCGCCCACACCGAGCCGGGGAACTTGGCGGCGATCGAGGTGAACATCAGGACCGACATGCCGTTGCCGACCCCCCGATCGGTGACCAGCTCGCCGAGCCACATCAGCAGCGAGCACGCGGCCGTCATCACGACGACCATCACCACCATGCCCTCCCACGTCACCGCGGGGTAGAGGACTGCGACGCCCTCGCACTTGCCGCCGAGCAGATAGCCGGGGTTGTTGCGGGCCGCCGTCAGGGTCATCGTCGATTCCAGGACCGACAGGCCGATGGTCAGGTAGCGCGTGTACTGCGTGATCTTCGTCTGCCCGGCCTGGCCGTCGCTCTTCAACGCCTCCAGCCGCGGGACCACGACCGTGAGCAGCTGCAGGATGATCGAGGCGGTGATGTAGGGCGTGATCCCGAGCGCGAAGATGGACAGCTGCTGGAGCGCTCCGCCGGAGAACAGGTTGAGCAGCCCGAAGGCCTGGCTGCCGGTCCCGCTCTTCGTCGAGGCGGAGGTGCACGCGGACAGCGACTTGGCGTCGACGCCGGGCAGCGGGATGTGCGCGCCGAACCGGTAGACGGCCACGATGCCGAGCGTGAAAAGTAGCTTTCTTCGCAAATCGGGCGTACGGAACGCGCGGAAGAACGCGGTGAGCATCGACGGCCCTCCGTGGGAGCTGGAGATCTTAGATTGTTGAGCGGGGGGTGTCGGG
Proteins encoded in this region:
- the secY gene encoding preprotein translocase subunit SecY, translated to MLTAFFRAFRTPDLRRKLLFTLGIVAVYRFGAHIPLPGVDAKSLSACTSASTKSGTGSQAFGLLNLFSGGALQQLSIFALGITPYITASIILQLLTVVVPRLEALKSDGQAGQTKITQYTRYLTIGLSVLESTMTLTAARNNPGYLLGGKCEGVAVLYPAVTWEGMVVMVVVMTAACSLLMWLGELVTDRGVGNGMSVLMFTSIAAKFPGSVWAIKLSSRTLGGWPAFFGVLALGVLTVAAVVFVEQGQRRIPVQYTKRTVGRRSYGGTSTYIPLKLNQSGVVPVIFASSLLQMPVMLAGLTAGPASTKGWQGWVDRHFSVTVHGYPLTYTLSYLALILGFAFFYMSITFDTVEIADNMKKYSGFIPGIRAGRPTVEYLDYTATRITWPGALYLAVIAAIPMVALDRLHATVAFPFGGTTILIMVGVGLETVKQIESQLQQHNYQGFLR